GCCGGACTTTTGACCAGGAGAAAGTACAGAGCGCCGTCAACGAGATTGAGAATCTTCTGCGGAGCGGATCAGCGGAAGAGCTGGAATGTTATCTGAACGATTTTTTCGGGGAGATGGAAAAAGACAAAACCCAGCCGGTGACGATGCGCCTTGTGATGGCGCAGCTGATTGCCGCGGTCTTCCGGGTCGTATATGCAGTGGCGGTCAGCGAGGCTGTCCAGAGCCTGCAGCTTTCCCCACCTTTGCAGGGGTCTATCTTCTTCAGGGACATCGGGGAGATGCGAGAGCAGTATATCGCACTTTGTCTGACGGCGAGGGAACTGGTGGCGGAACATTATAAAAAGAGCGGCTGCGCGCTCTGTGACCGGGCGCTGGAGGTGATAGAAAACCGTTACATGGATTCCGAACTCTCCCTGAATTCCATCAGCAGTGAAATTGCAGTCAGCCCCAATTATCTGAGCGCACTGATCAAACGTTCCACGGGCAGTACGTTTGTGGATCTGCTCACGAAACGGAGAATGCAGGAGGCGAAACGGCTGCTTCTGGGGACGCCGATCAAGATCAGGGAGATTTCGGAGAAATGCGGCTATAATGACCAGCATTATTTCAGCTACTGTTTCAAGAAGTTTGAAGGCGTCTCCCCCAATGTGTGCAGGAGGCAGCATGAAGAGAACGAATCTGAAAAATAGGATTTCACTGGCGGCGGTAATGACAGGCACGGTCGTTGTCCTTGTACTGACTGTGCTGATGACGATCCTTTTGTTTTTTATCCGTCTATATGAAAATTCCATCGAACAAAATGCGGTTATCAGCAGTGAGCAGGCGGTCATACAGGTGATGAATACCGTGGAGACGTACACGGAAAATATGGCACAGGATATGGAGCTGCTCACTCAGAATATGCGCAAGTCTGACAGAGAGCGGGAAGAGTTCCTGCGCAGCTTTCTGGAGATCTCTCCCGATGTGGTGGCGATCATGACCTATGACGAGAGCGGAACACTGCAGGAGTGCTGGTCAGGCGGACAGAAGCGGAAGACTAAAGTGCTGAAAGACCTCTCATATATGGAAAAGCCCCCGGGAGAGGGACTGAGCATTTCCAAACCCCATGTGGAGACGCTGTTTGAGGAATATTATCCCTGGGTCGTCACCATATCCCAGAAAATGCAGGATCGTGAGGGATATGAACGACAGGTGTTCATGGATATTCGGTTTTCGAACATTGCCAGCTATATCGATGATGTGGGGATCGGCCGGCATGGGTATTGTTTTATTCAGGATACGGACGGCAACCTTGTCTATCACCCTCAGCAGCAGCTTATCTACTCCGGACTCAAGGAGGAGCTGACAGATGATCTGCGGGAACTTCCGGACGGCACGTATCCTTATGCGAATGTCATTTACACGATCCGCACACTGGAGAATTGTAACTGGCGGATCGTCGGTGTCAGTTTCGTGGACGAGCTGATCACAGATAAAATGGAACATATCGTGCGCATCTGTCTCGTGCTGCTTTTGCTCGTGCTCTCCACCGTTGTCGTTGTCGGAATGCTGTTTTCGTGGCTGTTTGCGGAGCCGGCCAACCGCCTGGCGAGAGCGATGGGAGAATTTGAAAAAGAAGCGGAGAATTTTCAGTTTGCCGCGGTGAGCGGTACCCGGGAGATTTCCGCACTTTCGGCATCGTTTGGGCATATGGTTGTACGTATCCAGAAGCTGATGGAACAGGTGCGTGAGGAGGAAATTTCTCTGCGAAAGACGGAACTGAATGCGTTGCAGGCGCAGATCAATCCTCATTTTCTGTATAATACGCTTGACTCCATTGCCTGGATGTGCGAGGAAGAGAGGACAAAGGAAGCGGTGGAGATGGTGGAGGCGCTTGCGCAGCTGTTTCGAATCAGTATCAGTAAGGGACATGAGCTGATTACGCTGGAAAAAGAGGTGCAGCATGCCCGCAACTATCTGAAAATACAAAATTACCGGTACAAAAATCAGTTTACGTATCATTTTGAGGTGGAGGAAAGTTGTCTGTCTTATCTGTGCAATAAGATCACATTACAGCCGATCATTGAGAATGCCATCTATCATGGGATTGACCGGATGGTGGACGAGGGCAGCATCTCGATCCGTATCTGTGAGGAAGCGCAGGCAATCCGCATGACCGTCACGGACAATGGAGTGGGCATGACGCCGCAGCAGTGTGAGGAAATCCTGTGTCGGGATGCAGGCGACCGTACCGGGATC
The sequence above is a segment of the Lachnospiraceae bacterium JLR.KK008 genome. Coding sequences within it:
- a CDS encoding sensor histidine kinase, coding for MKRTNLKNRISLAAVMTGTVVVLVLTVLMTILLFFIRLYENSIEQNAVISSEQAVIQVMNTVETYTENMAQDMELLTQNMRKSDREREEFLRSFLEISPDVVAIMTYDESGTLQECWSGGQKRKTKVLKDLSYMEKPPGEGLSISKPHVETLFEEYYPWVVTISQKMQDREGYERQVFMDIRFSNIASYIDDVGIGRHGYCFIQDTDGNLVYHPQQQLIYSGLKEELTDDLRELPDGTYPYANVIYTIRTLENCNWRIVGVSFVDELITDKMEHIVRICLVLLLLVLSTVVVVGMLFSWLFAEPANRLARAMGEFEKEAENFQFAAVSGTREISALSASFGHMVVRIQKLMEQVREEEISLRKTELNALQAQINPHFLYNTLDSIAWMCEEERTKEAVEMVEALAQLFRISISKGHELITLEKEVQHARNYLKIQNYRYKNQFTYHFEVEESCLSYLCNKITLQPIIENAIYHGIDRMVDEGSISIRICEEAQAIRMTVTDNGVGMTPQQCEEILCRDAGDRTGIGIKNVNDRIRIYFGEEYGLCITSELDEGTEVEIRIPKIREGDYENK